From the genome of Faecalibacterium prausnitzii:
TGGGCATCCAGAGCCGCCCGGAACTCAGCCTGCCGGGCGTCATCGGCGTAGCCCTGCTGCATATGATCTGGATCGGCGCTGCCTTCGCGGGCGCTGCCTTCCTGTTTGACCACGACCTGCTGCACAAGCTCCGAACGTTGCGCAGCAGCATCCGATCCTGAGCCGGAGGTTTTGTTTATGAGCATCCCGAAAGTTCTCCACTACTGCTGGTTTGGCGGCGCGCCCAAACCCAAAAACATCCAGAACTGCATCCGCAGCTGGAAAAAATACTGCCCGGACTATGAGATCATCGAGTGGAACGAGCAGAACTTCGACGTTTCCCAGTCACTTTACACCCGGCAGGCCTACGATGCCCGCCGCTGGGCCTTTGTGGCCGACTATGCCCGCCTGAAGATCCTGTACGAGCAGGGCGGCATCTACATGGACACCGACGTCGAGCTGCTCCGCCCGCTGGACGACCTGCTGGCGTATCCGGCCTTCTTCGGCTTCCAGCACAACAACGAGGTCGCCACCGGCCTTGGCTTCGGGGCCGAGGCCCGCAGCCCGGTGGTGAAAGCCCTGCTGGATGATTACGACAGCCTGCCCTTCCTGCTGCCGGACGGCAGCTGCGACCTGACCCCCTGCCCGAAACGAAATCTTCCCATCTTTGCCCGGTTCGGCATCCGGGCCGACGGCACCCGCCAGTCCACCCCGGAGATGGAAGTCTTTCCGGTGGAGTATTTCTGCCCGGTGGCCTATGCCGGTTCCACCTGCGACATCACCCCCAATACCTACTCCATCCACCATTACCATTCCAGCTGGAAGGAGAAGAGCCGGGCCATGCGGTTCGACGAAGAGGTGATGGAGCCGCTCCTCGGCGCAAAGTTCTATTACCGGTACTACCGTCCGTTCCGCCGCGCTCTGGGTGCGCGGCGGAAAAAATGGCGCACCTGAACCCTCCCGCAAGCGGCTCTGTTCCGGGCCGCTTGCTTTTTGTTTACCCCGCCGGGGCGCGCTTGCACTTTCCGGCACAGTTGTGCTATACTGAAACGATACGAATACCCATCTGTTTTTGACCAGAGGAAGGGAGTCCTCCATGCGGATCGGACTTGTTGAATTGCTGCTCATCCTGCTCATCGCATCGCTGACCATCGGCCCCAGTGCGGCGCTCTGGGTGGACCGCTGGATGCGCCGCGCCCAGAAGACCAGCGCTGCAGCGGCCCGCCGCCGGGCAGCGCAGGAGGCCCAGCGTGCCGCCGAGCGGGAAGAGGTGCTGCAGCGGTTCCAGAAGCTGAGCATCGTCTTTGTGCTCTGCGCTGCGGCGGCCCTCATCTGGGGGCTGGTGCTGCGGCCCATCGAGGCCGCGCCCACGCCCTACACCGCCCCGGACGTCCGACAGGAGACCGGGGCGCAGACCGCCGCCGAAGGCGGCGTTCTGGAACTGGCCCCCTACACGGAGATCTCCGCCCTGCGGGAGAACAACGGCTGGCTCTACGCCGCCGCCAAATCCGGCAAGAACGGCTGCCTGCTGCGGATGCAGCCGGACGGCACCGGCCGGACCGAAGTGCTGACAACGGCAGGCGAGATCACCGATTTCGCCTTTGCACCGGACGGCACCATCTGGATGACAACGTTGGAATCGGAGGGCGGGCGGCTCTACCGGGTGAACAGCGACCAGTGGGGCGTGACGGTGGAACTCATCGTGAGCCAGATCGACGGCCGCGCCCTCTCCTGCCCCACGGCAGTGGCTGCCGCATCGGACGGCGCGGTCTACTTCACCGACCTTGCCGCCGCCCGCGCCCAGCACGGCGTGGAGAGCGCCCTGCGCACCGAACTGACTGCCCACACCGGCACCGGAAGCGTCTACGTCTACGACCCCGCCGCCCGCACGGTGGAGACTGTCCTGACCGGCATTGCCGGGGCCTCCGGCCTTGCGCTGGATGAGGCAGCGGAGACGCTCTATGTCTCCGACCTGGGGAGCCGCTGCGTCTGGGCGGTGGACACCGCCGCCCGCGACCTAACGGCTGGGGGCAAAGGCTGCTCGACCCATCTGTACGGTCTGCCCGGCTACCCCGGTGCCCTGGCGCTGGACGCGGACGGCACGCTCTACATCAGCTACCGCTGGGCCCGGTCCGGCTGGCTGGAAGACCACGCCGGGCGCACTCTGCTGCGGGGCATGGCCCTGCGGCTGAGCCAGACGATGCAGGAGGGGCTGTTCTCCCTCTCGGCCAGCGACATCCGCGCCGAGGCGGTCGCACCCGCCAGCGGCAGCTGGCAGCGGACGATCCCCGGCGGCAGCTCCGGCAGCACCACGGCGCTCTGCCCGGTGGGCAGCCGGGTCTATCTGGCCATTTCCGGGGAAACAAAACTGCACTGGGTCAGGGTGTGACCCCTCTCCGTCCCGCTTTGCGGGCCGGGCCGGTCTTTTACAAAACGCGCAGGCCCACCATGTCAAAAGGCGGCGGGCCCTGCGTGCAAGGGTAGATATGAGGTGAATCCATATGACGGAAGCATTCAAACAGCAGATCGAAACCGAGGCACGGCAGGCCGTGACCGAACTTCTGGCGCAGGCCGGGCTGCGCAAAGGCGATGTCTTTGTCGTGGGCTGCTCGTCCAGCGAGATCGTCGGCGGGCACATCGGCAAGGACAGCAGCCTGGAAGCCGCACAGGCCGTCTATGCCGGCATCGCGCCGGTGCTGGCCGAAAACGGCATCTGGCTGGCCGCGCAGTGCTGCGAGCACCTGAAC
Proteins encoded in this window:
- a CDS encoding glycosyltransferase family 32 protein, with the protein product MSIPKVLHYCWFGGAPKPKNIQNCIRSWKKYCPDYEIIEWNEQNFDVSQSLYTRQAYDARRWAFVADYARLKILYEQGGIYMDTDVELLRPLDDLLAYPAFFGFQHNNEVATGLGFGAEARSPVVKALLDDYDSLPFLLPDGSCDLTPCPKRNLPIFARFGIRADGTRQSTPEMEVFPVEYFCPVAYAGSTCDITPNTYSIHHYHSSWKEKSRAMRFDEEVMEPLLGAKFYYRYYRPFRRALGARRKKWRT
- a CDS encoding SMP-30/gluconolactonase/LRE family protein; this encodes MRIGLVELLLILLIASLTIGPSAALWVDRWMRRAQKTSAAAARRRAAQEAQRAAEREEVLQRFQKLSIVFVLCAAAALIWGLVLRPIEAAPTPYTAPDVRQETGAQTAAEGGVLELAPYTEISALRENNGWLYAAAKSGKNGCLLRMQPDGTGRTEVLTTAGEITDFAFAPDGTIWMTTLESEGGRLYRVNSDQWGVTVELIVSQIDGRALSCPTAVAAASDGAVYFTDLAAARAQHGVESALRTELTAHTGTGSVYVYDPAARTVETVLTGIAGASGLALDEAAETLYVSDLGSRCVWAVDTAARDLTAGGKGCSTHLYGLPGYPGALALDADGTLYISYRWARSGWLEDHAGRTLLRGMALRLSQTMQEGLFSLSASDIRAEAVAPASGSWQRTIPGGSSGSTTALCPVGSRVYLAISGETKLHWVRV